Proteins encoded by one window of Pradoshia eiseniae:
- a CDS encoding diacylglycerol/lipid kinase family protein, protein MGKVEAGRDPFERRTYYFIINPVAKNEGSLKIWEKTMETLEREGITYNYAFTEYKGHGVELAREFLRRQGDAILVAIGGDGTIHEVVNGAAGFPSARIAYIPAGSGNDFARGEGINSRPSKALEGLLHSERERIIDLGYYKTSSEGYFLNSLGIGLDAAITRVVNQSQMKRYFNKIGAGKIIYFAYFLWEWMTYKPDEMEVVIDGERHTFTNTWLVNISNHPYFGGGIKISPNAKPDDGIFHILVIHNIPRLKLLLMFSTVLWGGHLRIKGVDSFEGRTIRITSSNGAPIQADGDNVGAGDVCIDMQQQMVKLVVQGE, encoded by the coding sequence ATGGGGAAAGTGGAAGCTGGTAGAGACCCTTTTGAAAGAAGAACCTATTATTTCATCATTAATCCTGTTGCAAAAAACGAGGGCAGCCTAAAAATTTGGGAGAAAACGATGGAGACACTTGAGAGGGAAGGGATAACCTATAACTACGCCTTTACCGAATATAAGGGGCATGGCGTTGAATTAGCCAGGGAGTTCCTGCGAAGGCAAGGGGATGCCATTCTGGTCGCTATTGGAGGGGATGGCACCATCCATGAAGTCGTAAACGGGGCCGCTGGTTTTCCGTCAGCAAGGATTGCCTATATACCTGCTGGTTCGGGCAATGACTTTGCCCGCGGTGAGGGAATCAATTCTCGCCCATCGAAGGCATTGGAAGGTTTGCTGCATTCTGAGAGGGAGCGTATCATTGACTTGGGATATTATAAAACTAGCAGTGAGGGTTATTTTTTGAACAGTTTGGGTATTGGATTGGATGCAGCAATAACAAGAGTCGTTAATCAATCACAAATGAAACGCTATTTTAATAAAATTGGAGCAGGGAAGATTATCTATTTTGCGTATTTCCTTTGGGAATGGATGACCTATAAGCCTGATGAGATGGAAGTGGTAATTGACGGGGAGCGTCATACCTTCACGAATACCTGGCTTGTTAATATTTCTAATCATCCATATTTCGGGGGAGGAATTAAGATATCTCCAAATGCTAAACCAGATGACGGAATTTTTCATATACTGGTCATACATAATATTCCAAGGCTTAAGCTGCTGCTGATGTTCAGTACTGTTTTATGGGGCGGTCATTTAAGGATTAAGGGCGTGGATTCCTTTGAAGGAAGGACCATCCGAATCACTTCTTCGAATGGAGCGCCAATTCAAGCAGATGGCGATAATGTTGGTGCGGGTGATGTTTGTATTGATATGCAGCAACAGATGGTGAAACTAGTGGTTCAAGGAGAGTGA
- the pulA gene encoding type I pullulanase — MYTGRFSAFLDALDKITILIPQSYRANEKLNFTLFFEGQKMGELLVDDVIQIEHYTKYICTAPFEVPLGEEYQIEDDKGMVFALQTGAVIRTPEFDELYYYDGDDLGAVYTEDKTIFKLWAPTATNVKLKLISEFGTEKGSIPMQRGERGVWSLTIPQNLENCFYSYLIRVNYIWREATDPYARAVSVNGQYSAIIDLSKYQRYEYSLPKLESPVDAIIYETHVRDFSHHANSGMNAKGKYAAFRENGTKTAQGYSSGIQYLKELGVTHIELLPVNDFSGVDETMIDKEYNWGYNPRHFFAPAGNYSADPHLPGKRIEELKQLIASLHEHGLGVIVDVVYNHVFQKEISNFEKIVPGYYFRYDVNGMPSNGSGCGNDLASERLMVRKLIVSAVKYWMEFYQIDGFRFDLMGLLDLETMREVERVVHSIKPDAIIIGEGWDLPTALTGSDKTTIGNSHKIDRVGFFNDKFRDTIKGSNFNLKDAGYVSGKGLSHEEFYHLVLNIGYDYPLGPEQSVNFVECHDNHTLWDRLQLANGAESNESRKRRHRFATSIVILSQGIPFLHSGQEFFRTKHGIENSYCSPDWINELNWDLREQNEETISYLRCLMAIRKSHGAFRLRSREQIEKHAKMVDLGPSCHSLLYDNVSEYGRWSRILVVYHHGEQQTAVDLPGDKKWGMLCGDCGFAANQGIEMNMKDFLLEPLTTYVFVQE; from the coding sequence GTGTATACAGGCAGGTTTTCTGCTTTTTTGGATGCCTTAGACAAAATTACGATTCTTATCCCTCAATCCTATCGTGCAAACGAAAAATTAAATTTCACGCTTTTTTTTGAGGGACAAAAAATGGGAGAGCTACTAGTTGATGATGTTATTCAAATCGAGCATTATACCAAGTACATATGCACAGCCCCATTCGAAGTTCCGCTTGGAGAAGAGTATCAAATAGAAGACGATAAGGGGATGGTTTTTGCCCTGCAGACAGGTGCGGTCATTCGGACCCCTGAGTTCGATGAGCTTTATTATTATGACGGCGATGATTTAGGAGCAGTTTATACGGAGGATAAAACAATCTTCAAATTATGGGCACCTACAGCCACGAATGTGAAACTGAAGCTCATAAGCGAATTTGGGACTGAAAAGGGAAGCATTCCAATGCAAAGAGGGGAACGGGGTGTATGGTCCTTGACGATTCCCCAAAATCTTGAGAATTGTTTCTACTCCTATTTGATACGGGTCAATTATATTTGGCGTGAAGCAACGGACCCTTATGCGAGGGCTGTTTCGGTTAATGGGCAATATAGTGCAATTATCGACCTGTCGAAATATCAGAGATATGAATATAGCCTGCCGAAGCTTGAAAGCCCAGTTGATGCCATTATTTATGAAACCCATGTGCGGGACTTTTCCCATCATGCTAATAGCGGTATGAATGCAAAGGGGAAATATGCCGCATTCAGGGAGAACGGGACGAAAACAGCCCAAGGCTACTCAAGCGGTATTCAGTATTTAAAGGAATTAGGTGTGACCCATATTGAACTCCTGCCGGTCAATGATTTTTCTGGTGTGGATGAGACCATGATCGACAAGGAATATAATTGGGGCTATAATCCAAGGCATTTCTTTGCACCAGCAGGCAATTACAGCGCTGATCCTCATTTGCCGGGGAAACGGATTGAGGAATTGAAACAGCTCATAGCGAGTCTGCACGAGCATGGCCTAGGTGTTATTGTGGATGTGGTCTACAATCATGTTTTCCAGAAGGAAATCTCGAACTTCGAGAAAATCGTGCCGGGATATTATTTCCGCTATGACGTGAATGGAATGCCATCCAACGGCAGCGGCTGCGGCAATGATCTCGCATCAGAGCGCTTAATGGTCAGAAAACTCATTGTATCTGCTGTTAAGTATTGGATGGAATTCTACCAAATCGATGGATTCCGGTTTGATTTGATGGGTCTTCTTGATTTAGAAACGATGAGGGAAGTTGAAAGAGTCGTTCATTCTATAAAGCCGGATGCGATTATCATAGGGGAAGGCTGGGACTTGCCAACCGCCCTTACTGGTTCTGATAAGACGACAATTGGGAATTCCCATAAAATTGACCGAGTTGGTTTCTTTAATGATAAGTTCAGGGATACCATCAAAGGAAGCAATTTCAATTTAAAGGATGCAGGCTATGTTTCCGGGAAGGGACTTAGCCATGAGGAATTCTATCATCTTGTCCTTAATATCGGGTATGACTATCCGCTCGGACCTGAGCAATCCGTCAATTTTGTGGAGTGTCATGATAACCATACCCTTTGGGATCGACTGCAGCTAGCAAACGGAGCTGAATCAAATGAGTCACGAAAGAGACGCCATCGTTTTGCTACAAGCATTGTTATCCTCTCTCAGGGAATTCCATTCCTGCACAGCGGTCAGGAATTCTTCAGGACAAAGCATGGCATCGAGAACAGTTATTGCTCACCTGATTGGATTAATGAATTGAATTGGGATTTGCGTGAGCAAAATGAGGAGACCATCTCATATTTGAGATGTCTGATGGCTATCCGCAAAAGTCACGGAGCATTCCGTCTCCGGAGCAGAGAGCAAATCGAAAAGCATGCAAAAATGGTTGATTTAGGTCCATCTTGTCACAGTCTCCTCTATGATAATGTCAGCGAATATGGCAGGTGGAGCCGCATCCTTGTGGTCTATCATCATGGGGAGCAGCAAACGGCGGTAGATCTTCCTGGTGACAAGAAGTGGGGAATGCTTTGCGGGGACTGCGGATTTGCAGCGAATCAAGGTATTGAGATGAACATGAAGGATTTCCTGCTAGAACCGTTAACGACGTATGTCTTTGTTCAGGAATAA
- a CDS encoding nuclease-related domain-containing protein, translated as MSQLIKLQDFISRYEQDIYHYSSQYVSVKHQEWSQLKRAFDAGDLSSYLIKEKMDLPVIAELPEEGSFRKKVIRLFRKDRGAGKEAEDVSLSETEDEKTERKKRFLRTVPADEQELKQAFLNYFYSFQLKWAMSASDDSFTHLGRYQFDEQLRFVLQRFPDNCLVLYRPVLEVKNVSVELDVILLTPTDTWCLVFLEAEDDSVFTRGEGRFWTRTHHNKAAKKVLDPLITLNRMQWIIEQIFTAKGISFPVRKAVICRNGYINNPNADLEGIIDKRKFTKWFDSIRHNHSTIKHLQLKAANALLMHGSGMNRERMNKEEELSGNHGESGSW; from the coding sequence ATGAGTCAGTTGATTAAGCTACAAGACTTCATTTCCCGATATGAACAGGATATTTACCATTATTCATCCCAGTATGTCAGCGTTAAACACCAAGAATGGTCTCAACTAAAGCGAGCCTTTGATGCTGGTGATTTAAGCTCCTATCTTATTAAGGAAAAGATGGATTTACCTGTTATAGCTGAATTACCTGAAGAAGGCTCTTTTAGAAAGAAAGTCATAAGATTGTTTCGGAAAGATAGAGGAGCAGGTAAGGAAGCCGAGGATGTGAGTTTAAGTGAAACAGAAGATGAAAAAACAGAGCGCAAAAAGCGCTTCTTGCGTACAGTTCCGGCTGATGAGCAGGAGCTAAAGCAGGCATTTCTGAATTATTTTTATTCTTTTCAGCTGAAGTGGGCTATGTCAGCAAGTGATGATTCCTTTACCCATTTAGGGCGCTATCAATTCGATGAGCAGCTGCGCTTTGTCCTTCAGCGTTTCCCGGATAATTGCCTTGTGCTTTACAGGCCTGTGCTTGAGGTGAAGAATGTATCAGTGGAGCTTGATGTTATCCTCCTAACGCCAACAGACACTTGGTGCCTCGTCTTTCTTGAAGCGGAGGATGATTCTGTATTCACGAGGGGAGAGGGGCGCTTTTGGACCAGAACTCATCATAATAAAGCTGCTAAAAAGGTGCTTGATCCGCTGATAACACTGAACCGCATGCAATGGATTATTGAACAGATTTTTACTGCTAAGGGGATTTCATTTCCCGTAAGAAAGGCCGTTATTTGCCGGAACGGCTATATTAATAATCCAAATGCTGATTTAGAAGGAATCATCGACAAAAGAAAATTTACGAAATGGTTCGATTCAATTCGTCATAATCATTCCACAATAAAGCATCTGCAGCTAAAGGCTGCTAACGCTTTGTTGATGCATGGCAGCGGAATGAATAGGGAAAGAATGAATAAAGAAGAGGAGTTAAGTGGAAATCATGGGGAAAGTGGAAGCTGGTAG
- the thpR gene encoding RNA 2',3'-cyclic phosphodiesterase produces MNRRSHFFFALELPQACKRELNDWAARTREVYSFKTWVHPEDYHITLAFLGAAEEEKLKKACELIAERKKGFGSLMIQIKGLGTFGQKNSPRILWADAEETKVMLPVRRMVYDACLEAGFELDTKPFVPHITLARRSRNNIEPESMIEWGRQLPAIEQQKINQIVLYRTDTEKLPKYEPIARFTLEE; encoded by the coding sequence ATGAACAGAAGAAGTCATTTTTTCTTTGCACTGGAATTGCCGCAAGCCTGTAAAAGGGAGCTGAACGATTGGGCAGCAAGGACAAGAGAAGTCTATTCCTTTAAGACCTGGGTCCATCCTGAAGATTACCATATTACCTTGGCCTTTTTAGGAGCTGCTGAGGAAGAGAAGTTAAAAAAAGCATGTGAACTTATTGCGGAACGAAAAAAGGGTTTTGGATCATTGATGATTCAAATAAAAGGATTGGGCACCTTTGGCCAGAAGAACAGTCCTCGAATACTATGGGCGGATGCGGAGGAAACAAAAGTGATGCTCCCCGTACGTAGGATGGTGTATGATGCTTGCCTTGAGGCAGGATTTGAATTGGATACAAAGCCCTTTGTCCCCCATATTACTTTGGCTCGAAGAAGCAGGAATAACATTGAGCCAGAAAGCATGATTGAATGGGGCAGACAATTACCTGCCATTGAGCAGCAAAAAATCAATCAGATTGTCCTTTACAGGACAGATACAGAGAAACTGCCAAAGTATGAACCAATCGCCCGTTTTACATTGGAAGAATGA
- the dat gene encoding D-amino-acid transaminase, whose product MSYIVFNGELTKRDTISIDIEDRGYQFGDGIYEVVRVYNGRLFTWEEHVERLYASAEKIRMTVPYAKEEMKAVMEKLIEKNQLTDGTIYLQLTRGIAPRNHAFPGSDVQAVLVAYTRVSDRPVALMEKGADALVVEDKRWLHCDIKSLNLLGNVLAHQEALDAGCYEAILHRDGVVTEGSHTNISIVMNGTVYTHPANNLILNGISRKVMLKACDSTATSYKEEAFTVEQLLKADEAFITSTTLEITPIRRINNQPIGIEGEYKVIKKLQEAFTADIEAECGPLH is encoded by the coding sequence ATGAGTTATATTGTTTTTAATGGGGAGCTTACAAAAAGAGACACAATATCCATTGATATTGAAGACCGAGGATATCAGTTCGGTGATGGGATTTATGAGGTTGTCCGCGTCTATAATGGCCGCTTGTTCACATGGGAGGAGCACGTGGAGCGCCTGTACGCGAGTGCAGAAAAAATTCGCATGACTGTTCCTTATGCGAAGGAAGAAATGAAGGCCGTTATGGAAAAACTGATTGAGAAAAACCAGCTAACTGACGGGACAATCTATCTGCAGCTGACAAGGGGAATAGCGCCAAGAAATCATGCCTTCCCAGGCAGTGACGTCCAAGCCGTTTTAGTCGCTTACACAAGGGTTAGCGACAGACCGGTTGCACTAATGGAAAAAGGTGCCGATGCCTTAGTTGTCGAGGATAAGAGGTGGCTTCATTGTGATATTAAGAGCCTGAATCTGCTTGGCAATGTATTGGCCCATCAAGAAGCCCTTGATGCTGGATGCTATGAAGCAATCCTGCATCGTGACGGAGTTGTTACGGAAGGAAGCCATACGAATATCTCCATTGTTATGAACGGAACGGTGTATACACACCCTGCCAATAACCTCATCTTAAACGGAATTTCACGCAAGGTTATGCTAAAAGCATGTGATAGTACAGCCACCTCGTATAAGGAAGAGGCTTTTACGGTGGAACAGCTTTTGAAGGCTGATGAGGCTTTTATTACGTCTACCACTCTTGAGATTACGCCGATTCGGAGAATAAATAATCAGCCAATAGGCATTGAGGGTGAATATAAGGTTATAAAGAAGCTGCAAGAGGCTTTTACGGCAGACATTGAGGCTGAATGCGGTCCGCTTCATTAA